In a genomic window of Aeromonas veronii:
- the ccsA gene encoding cytochrome c biogenesis protein CcsA, with translation MIVISVLALAFYLLAIIASLHLLLSAKPVGQRSLFACIGLALITHASVLCSEVLQSSGQNLSMLNVASLVSLIISCFMTCVTRRFNGWILLPVVYSFSALLLAASALIPGHYITHLEAHPQLLLHIGLALMAYSVLMIACLFALQLACLDKQLKSRKISNLPAMPPLMTVEKRLFQLISAGVLLLTLSIASGLFFLEDMFAQGKSHKAVLSILAWCVYVLLLWGHHTYGWRGRKVITLSLIGSVILTLAYFGSRFVKEVLLS, from the coding sequence ATGATCGTAATCTCTGTTCTGGCCCTGGCGTTTTATCTGCTGGCCATCATCGCCTCACTGCATCTGTTACTGAGCGCCAAGCCGGTGGGACAGCGCTCCCTGTTTGCCTGTATCGGATTGGCCCTGATCACCCATGCCAGCGTCCTCTGTTCAGAGGTATTGCAGAGTTCCGGCCAGAACCTGAGCATGCTCAACGTTGCCTCGCTGGTCAGCCTTATTATCAGTTGCTTCATGACTTGCGTAACTCGCCGCTTCAACGGCTGGATCCTGCTACCGGTGGTCTACAGCTTCTCGGCCCTGCTGCTGGCGGCCAGCGCCTTGATCCCGGGACACTATATCACTCATCTGGAGGCCCATCCCCAACTGTTGCTGCATATCGGCCTCGCCCTGATGGCCTACTCGGTATTGATGATCGCCTGCCTGTTTGCGTTGCAGCTTGCCTGTCTGGACAAACAACTTAAATCGAGAAAAATCAGTAACCTGCCAGCCATGCCGCCACTAATGACGGTGGAGAAACGGCTGTTCCAGCTGATCTCTGCGGGGGTGCTGCTGCTGACCCTCTCCATCGCCTCCGGCCTCTTCTTCCTCGAAGACATGTTCGCCCAAGGCAAATCCCACAAGGCGGTGCTCTCCATCCTGGCATGGTGTGTCTACGTGCTGCTGCTGTGGGGCCATCACACCTATGGCTGGCGCGGTCGCAAAGTCATCACGCTAAGTCTGATTGGCAGCGTCATCCTGACCCTTGCCTACTTTGGCAGCCGCTTCGTCAAAGAAGTGCTGTTGAGCTGA